The DNA region TGTGGCAATAAAAAATCTGTTTTCTTTTATTTCTAAGGCTTTTACTTCTTTATTTTTATTCATAGCTACAAGTGTCATTGCAGAATTATTAAATATGTGCGCATACTTAGAATTCAAAACATAATTTCCTTCAAATTCTTCTTTAATATGCTGCTTGTTGTATATTTTTTTTAAAAAAGAATTATTAGATAAAAAAACATCAGCTTCTTTTTCTTCTGTAATAGAAGGAAGTATAGTAAACAGTGGCATACTTGCGTCTTTGTTCACTTCTTGATGTTCTGCATTTTCATAGTCCAATTCATTTCGTGCAAATTCAATAGCCGTATATTGGTATCCTGCACACGTACCTAAAAAAGGGACATTATTTGTACGTGCAAAATTGATAGCGTTTAAAACACCTTGCATACTTTGATAAGGACTAGAAGGTGCACACCAAATAGCATCAAATTTTTTTAAATGTTTAATATTTACACGTCTGGTATCAATCCATGAAAAATCAACATCAATCTGTGTTTTACTGTAGGATAAAGAAAAAGCTTGTTCAATACTAATATGAGCCGTAACTTTTTCATTATAATCACCAATGATTGCTATTTTTACTGTTTTTGGATTGTTCTTTTGATTTTCAAATTCTTCTTGTTCTTCTTTTACAAAATGTGCAAGTATTATTTTGTACAAGTCATGGATTAAAGTACTTGCAACTCCATATTTTACTGCCAATTCGTTTTTTGATTCAAGTATTTCTTTTAATCGATTAGCATCTTTTATTTCTTGCAAACTTTTTTTAAACTTTGCTGCTTCTTGTACATATAAAGAACGTTTTGCAAGAAGTTGAACGATTTTATCATCCAGTACGTCTATACTTTTTCTTATATCTTTCAGGTTCTTGCAATTTTTTACTTCAAACATTAAGTTTCCTTAATAATAAAAAATTATCTTATAATGATTTTAGCACAGTAATACTTATGACAAAATAGAATATTTTTCAACAATTCCAATTATATTTTGCGCTGTTTCTTCAATATTTTGTTTTTTAATACGAACACTTGTGCCAGATATCCCAACAGCAGCTATTAAAATATTGTCTTTATTAAATAAAGGAACCCCAATACAACACATAGAATCTTGAAATTCACTGTTATCTATTGAATAACCTTTTTCTCTAATATTGTTTAAGTCCTTTTTTAAAGCTGCTAAATTGGTGATTGTATTATTTGTCCATTGTTTTAAACGCATCTTATTTAAATCATAATTTCCAAAAGCTAAAATAGATTTGCCAAGCGCACTTGAATGAACAGGAAAATATAAACCAATATTATTTCTTGTTTTTAAATCGCGATCTGAGCGATCAATTTGATTTAAATACAATACTTTATTATTGTGAATAATGCCTAAATAAGCACATTCATTGGTAAGAGAAAAAATATCTTCCAATAAATTTTGTGTATTTTTAACCAAGAGCTCAATTTTCGTATTTTTAATGGCATTGTTTTCCAAATCACAAGCAATAATTTCATTGCTGTTTTCTAAATACTCAATAAAATTCTCATTTTTAAGTGTCTGAAGTAGTCTAGACATAGTACTTTTGTCAATACTCAAACGTTCACATAAGGTTTTTGCAAGTATGGGTTTAGAATAAGAAAGAATCTCTTTATAAAGTATTAATCCTTTACTTAAGGATTTAATTTCTTTTGGCATGTATAGCCTTTTTGATTATTATAAGCAAAGTGTGATTAAACACACTTAACTTAGGTCTATTTAAGAAGTTCGTGAAATTTAGCCAACCATTTAGGGTGTGCAGGCCAAGCAGCTGCTGTTACTAAATTACCATCAACATGTGCATCTTCGAAACCAATATCAATCCACTCACCACCAGCTAAATTAAGATCAGGAGCACAAGCAGGATAAGCTGAACATTTTTTATCTTTTACAATTTGTGCTGCTACTAGAACTTGAATACCATGGCAAACAGAAGCAATGGGTTTGTTTGCATCATTAAATTCATTGGTAATATCAAGTACTCTTTGCTCTAAACGAATATACTCAGGAGCACGACCACCAGGGATTAATAAAGCATCATAATTTTTTGTATTTACATCATCAAATGTAGCATTCAAAGCAAAGTTATGTCCAGGTTTTTCTGTATAGGTTTGATCCCCTTCAAAATCATGAATAGCTGTTTTTATAGTATCACCTGCAACTTTATTTGGACAAACAACATCTACTGTATGTCCCAACATTAATAAACATTGGTAAGGAACCATAATTTCATAATCTTCAACAAAATCTCCTGCAATAATCAAAATCTTTTTACTCATATTTTTTCCTTTAATTTTCGATATCCTAATAATAAAGTATCTCTAATTAAAAAAAAATTTATACAAAAAGTAGTTTTTACAGTTTCACATAGTGAAACTTCTTCTATTGAAAAATGGGCTTAAAAAAACTTCTCTCATAAGAAAGAATACACTTTGTTTTTTGGGCATAATCAAAGGCTTCAAGGCATTCTTTATGCTTGAAGGAAGCATTTCTATATGTTTCATACAAAGCAAAAGATTCAAAAGTAAATAAAGCCAAAGCCACATTATTTTTGCCTTCGCTGGGTAAAAAATAACCATGATGAACGCCTCCAAAACTATTGACAAGAGGAATCCATAGTTTTGCATAATGTTCAAATTCTTTCATTTTACTGGGATCTATAATATAATTTAAATAACATGTAATCATTTTTATTCCTTTAAACTTTTAAAAGAATAGCTAATATTTTATATAAATAAAATTAAAAACGGTAACCAATACTTACAAGAAATAGTTCTTGATTACTCTTAAAAAAATCAATATTAGTGTTTCTTGTATTTTTAATCAATACAGTATTTAAAAATACATTTTTATAGTTTAAGAAGTTTGTTTTATTATATATAAGTTTAAAAGCGAATACTTTTTCATCTCGTTCTTTATTAAAATAAGAGTTTTTTTCATCAAAATTATATATTTCATAAGAGTTCTCAATCTTAACTTGATGTGTATTCAAAAAATTAACTTCCATTTCATATTTTAAGCCTATTTTATTATAATCATTACTTTCTCCATCATATACCCCATTACCTACAATAACACCAAGATGGGCATTCGAATTCTCACTAAAATCCATTACTTTTGCCATAACATTAATTTCATTTTTATAATAACTTTGTTCTTCAGTTTTATTCACTTTATCATCAATATTAAGCTTCTCATGCATATATTCAATAGTTAAAAAATCATAAAGTTCGTTAACACCAAGATTAAAATTTATAATTTTTGCGCTATCGGTTTTTCTATCAACATTTATAGCATAAGGATTAATATACATATCTTCAACAGAATAATCTAAAGCATAAAAGATTTTATTATCAAATTCTTGTTCAATTCCTAATCCATTTAACTTTATATAAACAGCATTGTTTTTTTTCCAAGAATAGGACAAACGTTGCTTTTCTGCGCTAGCATATAAGGAAAAATTCCCATAATTAAGATTCAATAAGGGGGAAACAAAATTTTTATCAATACTATTACCTTCTGTATTGATAGAATTTATTTTATCATTATCATCATGTACGAAAAAATTATTTTCTATGTTAGAATTCCCTAGCCCTAATCCAATACTTCCCGTTAGCTCACTTTGAGCTATTAACAATGACGCACTTAAACTTATTGTTATCAATATTTTTTTTATCATTAAAATTCCTTTTTGATTGCTATTTAAATAATTAGCAAGTTATTAATTTATAAAAAGAGTATAAAGGAAAATTGTGTGGGAATAATGTGCTTTTACAAAATATTATTAAAAAATTAATTTTTTAAATAGTGATTTAAAAAATAGCAAAGAAAAAAAGCTTATAGCTGAAAAAAGAAGAGAGATAAGTTCTAGTATAAAAATAGTCGTAATTTTTATTATGCTTTTTGTTGATTTAATTGCACCTTTCCCTAAAACTTTAAAAACAGCCTTTGTATTGTTTTTATACTTATTTGATACTTTAATAACACTGCTTAGGTCTTTTGTTTTGTTTACATATTTTAATAAAAAAATACTATCCGCATAAGAGGTGTTTTTTTTAAGAGTAGTTAATTGATTAAGAAGTGCTTTACTGCTGTTAAGATTAATACTTTTTGAAAAACTCTTATAACTTGTTTTCATAGTAGTTAAAGAGGAAAAATCAGCTTTTTTCAGAAGTTTAATATTCATACTTTTTTTTAGTATTTTACTTATTTCTTTAGTAAAAGGTTTTGTTAAACTACCTGTTTTTTTTGCTATTTTTAATACTGAAGTGGAGACTTTAAGGGGAATACTAGCTCCTGCACTAAATATATCAGTAAACGAGAAAAACAAACCTAAAGCAGAAATACTTAAAATAAATTCATCATACTCTTCATCATTTTTATAGGCTTTTCCTTCTATATATAAATCTCTTATATCTCCTACTAAAAGAAAATCAGAGCTTACACTTCCTGTAAAACTTACAAAAGATTCAACATCTCCTTTAATAAAACCTTTTGAAAACTCTTTCATATTTCTAATACTTGTATTTAAAAGAGAATTTTCTTCATTTATAGCTAAAAGCAAAGTATTATCAAAATCAATGTTGAGTTTTACTGCCAGTTCTTGATACATGTTTACATCATCAATATTCTCTTCTTTTAAAGCCAAGATAATTTTATTTTCTAGATAAACTTTATTAGCTTTTTCTTTTAACAAAACATCTATATTCGGTTCTAATTGTATACGTTCATGCTTAAATACTAAAACGTACAATAAATAAATAATGATGATAAATAAAAAACTCAAAGCATATTTTCTTTTCATTTTATATTTTATTTAAATATTCATAAAAGATACAATTAATTTAGATAAGTCTAAAAAAACATCTGCTATTAAAGTGCTGTTTAATTAAACAGCACAGGTAAAATAGATAAAATCAATGTAAAAGCAAGTCCTCTGTTTAAATTTTTAACAAAACGAGCATTAGAAATAAAACGCTTAAGAAAAACGCCCCCTGCTACCCAAATATTCATTCCAATAAGAGTAGTAAAAAAATACATACAAGCAATTGTAAGAATTTGATAAAAACTATCTTCTTTGGTATTTACATAAATAGAAATTACAGTCATGCCCATAATCCAAGCTTTAGGATTCACCCACTGAAATAAAGCACTTTGAATAAAAGTAAAAGGTTTAGAACTTGTTTCTTCATTTATTTCATAATTATTTGTAGCACTTACAATCTTATATGCCATCCAAAGTAAATAAAGTATACCTAAGTATTTAAGTATGTCCAGCACAAAGGGAAATTTCTCAAATACAATACCTGCCCCTAATCCAATAAGTATTACCATTAAAGGAAAACCAATAATTACCCCTAACATATGTGGTAGCGTTTTTTTATATCCATAAGTCAAACCAGAAGACAATACTAAAATATTATTAGGTCCAGGGGATAAGGTAGTTGTCATAGTAAAAGTAAACAATGATAGAATAATTGCTAGTGTAAAAAAATCGTCCATTTCTTTCCTTTAGTTTTCTAATTCTATCTATAAATATTTTTATTATCTACACTATAAGTGTTTATTATATTATCTATTATTGTTCATAATATAGATAATTTTTGTTATAATAGTTCTCAATAAGGAATAATATGCAAAAAACTCAAACCTTAAATATTCATTCAAAGATTGCTAACGATACGTTATATTACATTTATAAATATATTGATACTGATATTAATATTAATGATTTAGCAAAAGAATTTAAAATAAGTAAGTTTCATTTACACAAAGTATTTAAAGAACAAATGCAAGCCAATATTTATGAAACTATTAAATCAATAAGACTTCAAAAAGCTTCTTCTTTATTATTAAGCAATCAACATTCAACCATCACAAAAATCTCTTCAATGTGTGGATATAGCTCACAAACGTCTTTTATTAGGGCTTTTAAAATGCGTTTTTCTCAAACACCCAATGAGTGGAGAAAAGGAGGATACAAAATATATGCAAATGAGATAATTAATAATTATGGAGTAAATTTACTCAAAAAACCCGACTTTTCAAAATGTGAGGCCATAATAATAAAATCAAAAATAAAAAAGGTTTATTATTTAAAAAACAAGGGATATTCTATAAAAGAAGCTTCAAGAATTTGGCAACATATGCAAGCATGGATTTATACTAATGATATAAAAGAGTATGAAGAACTTGGAATCTTTCATGATAATCCCGTAATTACCCCACATAAAGACTGTTTTTATATGGCGGGAGTAGTTCTTAAAAATAAGACAAAATTAAAACACAATAATATGCCATCTTTTGAGATGGAAGAAGCAATGTATGCAAGTTTTGAAATACAAGGAGTACAAGGTGATGTTGTAAGATTTGTGCAATGGGCATATCAAGAATGGTTGCCTTCTTCTGGTTTTTCAACAACAACCAATCCCTCTTTTGCAATTTTTAGAAAAAATCAGTTTTTACAAAAAGATGGTAAGTTTGAAGCAACTTTTTATCTTCCCATTCAATATATCTAAGAATATATCAAATAGAAGTTTGTAGTAAAAAGAGGACAAAGAGAGTTTTATTCTAAAAAGTCATTAAGTCTTACTCTGATTTCAAGAAATTCATCTACATGCTCAAAAAATATATCAATAAGTTTTGGATCAAACTGTTTTCCTCTTTCTTCTCTAAACAATTCAAATATTTTTTCATTAGGCCATGCTTTTTTATATACTCGCTCAGAACCCAAAGCATCAAATACATCTGCTAAAGCCGTAATTCTTCCATAAATATGTATTTCTTCACCTTTTAGACCTCTAGGATATCCTTTTCCATCCCAGTTCTCATGATGTTCATAAGCTACTGTAGCAGCCATTTTAAGAAGTTTCCTGCTTGAGTGTTTAAGCATTTCATAACCAATTTGAGCATGACTGTTCATAATAAGTCTTTCATCAAAATTTAAACGCCCTGGTTTATTTAAAACAGAATCAGGAATAGCTACTTTTCCAATATCATGCATGGGTGAAACTTGTTTTAGAAGCTCAGCATCTTCTTCACTTAGACCATAATATACAGCAAATAATTTAGAGTATTCAGCTACTCGCTTAACATGATTTCCAGTTTCTCTTGAACGACTTTCACCAATTGCTCCCATGGTAAAAATAACTTCTTTTTGAGTATCTTCAATTTCTTTGCTTAACTCATTTACTTCTTTTAATTTTTTTTGCAATTCGTCGTATTCTTTTTGCTGGCGTTTATCACTTCTTGCCATAATCTTATCTTGCCGTTTTACATCTTTTATAAGTTTCTCAGTTGTTTTTGCAAAAGCAATTTGTAAACTTTCGATTTCTGCTATTAATTTATTATCGTAAATTACTGGTTCTTGGTTTCTTCTGTCATCGTTTTTTCTACGTTCATTATTGTTCATAATTTCAGTCATCCATCTTCCTTACAAAAAACAAAAGTACTTTTGTTTTTTCTTTATTTTTTCAGTAAATTAAAATTTAAATCGTTAAAATCTTCTATAAAATCTTCCCCTGCTTCTAAAGCAGAATCATTTTCTTCATCATAAATCCAATTAATAATAATATCATTGTTTTTGCTGGCTTCATCA from Campylobacteraceae bacterium includes:
- a CDS encoding NIPSNAP family protein, whose translation is MITCYLNYIIDPSKMKEFEHYAKLWIPLVNSFGGVHHGYFLPSEGKNNVALALFTFESFALYETYRNASFKHKECLEAFDYAQKTKCILSYERSFFKPIFQ
- a CDS encoding DUF2860 family protein — its product is MIKKILITISLSASLLIAQSELTGSIGLGLGNSNIENNFFVHDDNDKINSINTEGNSIDKNFVSPLLNLNYGNFSLYASAEKQRLSYSWKKNNAVYIKLNGLGIEQEFDNKIFYALDYSVEDMYINPYAINVDRKTDSAKIINFNLGVNELYDFLTIEYMHEKLNIDDKVNKTEEQSYYKNEINVMAKVMDFSENSNAHLGVIVGNGVYDGESNDYNKIGLKYEMEVNFLNTHQVKIENSYEIYNFDEKNSYFNKERDEKVFAFKLIYNKTNFLNYKNVFLNTVLIKNTRNTNIDFFKSNQELFLVSIGYRF
- a CDS encoding DJ-1/PfpI family protein; its protein translation is MSKKILIIAGDFVEDYEIMVPYQCLLMLGHTVDVVCPNKVAGDTIKTAIHDFEGDQTYTEKPGHNFALNATFDDVNTKNYDALLIPGGRAPEYIRLEQRVLDITNEFNDANKPIASVCHGIQVLVAAQIVKDKKCSAYPACAPDLNLAGGEWIDIGFEDAHVDGNLVTAAAWPAHPKWLAKFHELLK
- a CDS encoding HD domain-containing protein → MTEIMNNNERRKNDDRRNQEPVIYDNKLIAEIESLQIAFAKTTEKLIKDVKRQDKIMARSDKRQQKEYDELQKKLKEVNELSKEIEDTQKEVIFTMGAIGESRSRETGNHVKRVAEYSKLFAVYYGLSEEDAELLKQVSPMHDIGKVAIPDSVLNKPGRLNFDERLIMNSHAQIGYEMLKHSSRKLLKMAATVAYEHHENWDGKGYPRGLKGEEIHIYGRITALADVFDALGSERVYKKAWPNEKIFELFREERGKQFDPKLIDIFFEHVDEFLEIRVRLNDFLE
- a CDS encoding AraC family transcriptional regulator — protein: MQKTQTLNIHSKIANDTLYYIYKYIDTDININDLAKEFKISKFHLHKVFKEQMQANIYETIKSIRLQKASSLLLSNQHSTITKISSMCGYSSQTSFIRAFKMRFSQTPNEWRKGGYKIYANEIINNYGVNLLKKPDFSKCEAIIIKSKIKKVYYLKNKGYSIKEASRIWQHMQAWIYTNDIKEYEELGIFHDNPVITPHKDCFYMAGVVLKNKTKLKHNNMPSFEMEEAMYASFEIQGVQGDVVRFVQWAYQEWLPSSGFSTTTNPSFAIFRKNQFLQKDGKFEATFYLPIQYI
- a CDS encoding chorismate mutase, with amino-acid sequence MFEVKNCKNLKDIRKSIDVLDDKIVQLLAKRSLYVQEAAKFKKSLQEIKDANRLKEILESKNELAVKYGVASTLIHDLYKIILAHFVKEEQEEFENQKNNPKTVKIAIIGDYNEKVTAHISIEQAFSLSYSKTQIDVDFSWIDTRRVNIKHLKKFDAIWCAPSSPYQSMQGVLNAINFARTNNVPFLGTCAGYQYTAIEFARNELDYENAEHQEVNKDASMPLFTILPSITEEKEADVFLSNNSFLKKIYNKQHIKEEFEGNYVLNSKYAHIFNNSAMTLVAMNKNKEVKALEIKENRFFIATAFQPERSALKDKSHCLIEHFISCAYEYKLLNKQS
- a CDS encoding LysE family translocator; the encoded protein is MDDFFTLAIILSLFTFTMTTTLSPGPNNILVLSSGLTYGYKKTLPHMLGVIIGFPLMVILIGLGAGIVFEKFPFVLDILKYLGILYLLWMAYKIVSATNNYEINEETSSKPFTFIQSALFQWVNPKAWIMGMTVISIYVNTKEDSFYQILTIACMYFFTTLIGMNIWVAGGVFLKRFISNARFVKNLNRGLAFTLILSILPVLFN